In the Leptotrichia sp. oral taxon 212 genome, one interval contains:
- a CDS encoding endonuclease/exonuclease/phosphatase family protein — protein MKNIKGVFLLLLFFYFLTGCGKFFDKSNSSEINIDQEITDMSGEGAEKDRKITIASFNAMRLGEKEKNYEVMAKVLSNFDLIGIEEVMHEKGLKKLKAYLNRLTGEKWEYIISENSVGSKGYREYYGYIYRKEKFQEVRKLGFYKEKNENEFMREPYGVYFKSENFDFVYVICHSIFGDKEKQRLIEASNYINVYEYFLKESGESDVIIAGDFNVPADSPAFGNLKENAGVSYLLSPEENLTTLSDERLVSSYDNFFINKEKTKEFIENSGVYNFVKNDNYAIIKKYISDHLPIFSEYSTENDLD, from the coding sequence GTGAAAAACATAAAAGGGGTATTTTTATTATTACTATTTTTTTATTTTCTAACTGGTTGTGGAAAATTTTTTGACAAAAGTAATTCTTCTGAAATTAATATTGATCAGGAAATTACAGATATGAGTGGCGAAGGGGCTGAAAAGGACAGGAAAATAACTATAGCTTCCTTTAATGCCATGAGGTTAGGTGAAAAGGAAAAAAATTATGAAGTAATGGCAAAAGTTCTTTCAAATTTTGATTTAATTGGAATAGAAGAAGTAATGCATGAAAAAGGATTGAAAAAGCTTAAGGCTTATTTGAATAGGCTGACTGGAGAGAAATGGGAGTATATAATATCTGAAAACTCAGTTGGAAGTAAAGGATATAGGGAGTATTACGGATATATCTACAGAAAAGAGAAATTTCAGGAAGTAAGGAAACTGGGATTTTATAAGGAAAAAAATGAAAATGAATTTATGAGGGAACCTTATGGAGTGTACTTTAAGTCAGAAAATTTTGATTTTGTGTATGTCATATGCCATTCGATTTTCGGTGATAAGGAAAAGCAGAGATTAATTGAAGCATCAAATTATATAAATGTATATGAATATTTTTTGAAGGAAAGTGGAGAAAGTGATGTTATAATTGCAGGAGATTTTAATGTACCGGCAGACAGTCCTGCCTTTGGAAATTTGAAAGAAAATGCAGGTGTGTCATATCTTCTTTCTCCTGAAGAAAATCTTACTACCCTTTCTGATGAAAGGCTTGTAAGCTCATATGACAATTTTTTTATAAATAAAGAAAAAACAAAGGAATTTATAGAAAATTCAGGAGTTTATAATTTTGTAAAAAATGATAATTATGCTATAATAAAAAAATACATTTCAGATCATCTGCCTATATTTTCAGAATATTCTACTGAAAATGATTTAGATTGA
- a CDS encoding peptide ABC transporter substrate-binding protein gives MNKMKKMYTIFILLLGVFNLSCSESKTGTYSENKTEKNIFNTIVDTISGAKFEYNVTESTPDTFNLVHLFLPESYDAQLLNDKHPENIRNYEAADIFDLLFEGLVRIDENGKIVPGLAEKWETGKDKTKWTFHLRKGLKYSDGTPIKAEDFKTALLRMLNPEIVSPNTDVLFLIKNGREFYEGKVKAENVGIKILDNNETIELELTKPIGYFDMLMTKVEFSPLNQEFFGKLGEKYGKIPENILYSGPYIIKSIGKRKLLLEKNKNYWNSSNIKMNKINVYGGLWDGDDHKRIAESKGIDATVVYSQFFSRAKLKNDMKETQRLSTGSSHYYVFNTKVKVLSNPKVRKAIDAVMAGETMKEYGFVPEYISINGKNFSALAAKNGKTESGSYHYKNIKELLDEGLKELGINKMPVLNIVIKENSIDKFSENLKKYLGIDVKVTRVSYKDLILKSRKKDFDIIENEILLGFSDPILYLERFVSDSPYNYGSYSNSEYDKLIKIASETKDINVKTDVLVKAENIYEKENPAAKMGYGEITHVILERPGIKGLKLVPYGGILYLRNVNKAK, from the coding sequence ATGAATAAAATGAAAAAAATGTATACAATTTTTATATTATTATTAGGAGTATTCAATTTATCATGTTCTGAAAGTAAGACAGGAACATATTCTGAAAATAAGACAGAAAAAAATATATTTAATACAATTGTGGACACAATTAGTGGGGCTAAATTTGAATATAATGTTACTGAAAGTACTCCTGATACTTTTAATTTAGTACATCTGTTTCTTCCTGAATCTTACGATGCTCAGCTGCTTAATGATAAACACCCTGAAAATATCAGAAATTATGAAGCTGCCGATATTTTTGACCTTTTATTTGAAGGACTTGTCAGAATTGATGAAAATGGTAAAATAGTACCAGGACTGGCAGAAAAATGGGAAACAGGCAAGGATAAAACCAAGTGGACTTTTCATCTGAGAAAAGGATTAAAATATTCTGACGGAACTCCTATAAAAGCTGAAGATTTTAAAACTGCATTGTTGAGAATGCTGAATCCTGAAATAGTATCTCCGAATACGGATGTCCTTTTTCTTATAAAGAACGGCAGAGAATTTTATGAAGGAAAGGTAAAAGCCGAAAATGTAGGGATAAAAATATTGGATAATAATGAAACTATTGAACTGGAACTAACCAAGCCAATAGGATATTTTGATATGTTAATGACAAAAGTAGAATTTTCACCTTTAAATCAGGAATTTTTTGGGAAATTGGGAGAAAAATACGGAAAAATACCTGAAAATATTTTATATTCAGGACCTTATATAATAAAAAGTATAGGAAAAAGAAAATTATTGTTGGAAAAAAATAAAAATTACTGGAACAGCAGTAATATAAAAATGAATAAAATCAATGTTTATGGCGGTTTATGGGACGGAGACGACCATAAAAGAATTGCTGAAAGTAAAGGAATAGATGCAACTGTTGTATATTCTCAGTTCTTTTCAAGAGCCAAACTGAAAAATGATATGAAAGAAACACAGAGATTATCTACAGGTTCTTCTCATTATTATGTTTTCAATACTAAAGTAAAAGTATTGAGTAATCCTAAGGTCAGAAAGGCTATAGATGCTGTAATGGCAGGAGAAACAATGAAGGAATATGGATTTGTTCCGGAATACATCAGTATTAATGGAAAAAATTTCTCTGCTTTAGCTGCAAAAAATGGAAAAACTGAAAGTGGGAGTTATCATTACAAAAATATAAAAGAATTACTAGATGAGGGATTAAAAGAATTAGGAATAAATAAAATGCCTGTTTTAAATATTGTCATTAAAGAAAATTCCATTGACAAGTTCTCAGAAAATTTAAAAAAATATCTTGGAATAGATGTCAAAGTTACAAGAGTGTCTTATAAGGATTTAATTTTAAAATCAAGAAAAAAAGATTTTGATATTATTGAAAACGAAATTTTGTTAGGATTTAGTGATCCGATACTTTATCTTGAAAGATTTGTATCAGACAGTCCTTATAATTACGGTTCTTATTCTAATTCTGAATATGACAAACTTATAAAAATTGCCTCTGAAACAAAAGATATTAACGTCAAAACAGATGTTTTAGTCAAGGCCGAAAATATATATGAGAAAGAAAATCCGGCAGCAAAAATGGGCTATGGTGAAATTACTCATGTTATTCTTGAAAGACCGGGAATAAAAGGACTGAAATTAGTTCCTTATGGCGGAATTTTATATTTAAGAAATGTTAATAAAGCTAAATAG
- a CDS encoding DUF4093 domain-containing protein, whose translation MSFITRKNATKKENIGVENASDEAISHIISFDNLKKKENNIFTMTDLMENGLCSGKNSKEKRIMLGNILNIGYYNSKQFSHALNSFNITKEEFQRAMSKIK comes from the coding sequence TTGTCTTTTATAACTAGGAAAAATGCAACAAAAAAAGAGAATATTGGAGTTGAAAATGCTTCTGATGAAGCTATTTCGCATATTATATCCTTTGATAACTTAAAAAAGAAAGAAAACAATATTTTTACGATGACAGATCTAATGGAAAACGGTCTATGTAGTGGAAAAAATTCAAAGGAAAAAAGAATAATGCTAGGGAATATATTGAATATAGGTTACTATAATTCAAAACAGTTTTCACATGCCTTAAATTCTTTTAATATCACAAAAGAAGAATTTCAAAGGGCGATGAGTAAGATAAAATAA
- the efp gene encoding elongation factor P produces the protein MKPAAELRQGSTYRKDNIPYLILKAERHQSTSGKRQRAAEVKFKTKELISGKIQEITVLATELMDDIILDRNQMQFLYESEGEYFFMDQETFEQIALTEEDLGDAVNFLMEEMVIQVLMYEGTPVGVELPNTVIREITYTEPGLKGDTIGRATKPATISTGYTLQVPLFVVIGDKIKIDTRTGEYLERAN, from the coding sequence ATGAAACCAGCAGCAGAATTAAGACAAGGAAGTACATATAGAAAGGATAATATCCCTTATTTGATATTGAAAGCAGAAAGACATCAGTCAACATCCGGTAAAAGACAGAGAGCGGCAGAAGTAAAATTTAAAACTAAAGAATTAATTTCAGGAAAAATTCAGGAAATTACCGTTCTTGCAACAGAACTTATGGATGATATTATTCTTGATAGAAATCAGATGCAGTTTCTTTATGAATCTGAAGGTGAGTACTTCTTTATGGATCAGGAAACTTTTGAGCAGATAGCACTTACTGAAGAAGATTTAGGAGATGCAGTAAATTTTCTTATGGAAGAAATGGTAATACAAGTGCTTATGTATGAAGGAACACCGGTAGGAGTTGAGTTACCTAATACAGTAATAAGAGAGATTACTTATACTGAGCCAGGATTAAAAGGGGATACTATAGGAAGAGCTACAAAACCTGCAACAATTTCTACAGGATACACTTTACAGGTTCCTTTATTTGTAGTAATAGGGGATAAAATTAAAATTGACACAAGAACAGGGGAATATCTGGAAAGAGCAAATTAG
- a CDS encoding SIMPL domain-containing protein (The SIMPL domain is named for its presence in mouse protein SIMPL (signalling molecule that associates with mouse pelle-like kinase). Bacterial member BP26, from Brucella, was shown to assemble into a channel-like structure, while YggE from E. coli has been associated with resistance to oxidative stress.) → MKKVQFIITATILSFGLIISAALISNAMHNSDKSQSRITVKGVAEKRVKADKAIINVIFSTSNTKLEDAQDNVSKKEKAVLDILKSLELKENEYQVNNVKVQPNFSERQQEKETKILNYDVMQSIAIIPKNIEKSDEIYEKLQELKLTFNNMNIVKPEYYITSIEKYKKDLLVSATENAEMRAIEMLKVNKNEIGGLENMTQGQFEILPDREDSKHINDDEHNQMYKKLRSVVTATYSIKY, encoded by the coding sequence ATGAAAAAAGTTCAATTTATAATAACTGCAACTATTCTTTCTTTTGGATTAATTATATCTGCCGCATTAATATCAAATGCAATGCATAATTCAGATAAAAGTCAGAGCAGGATAACAGTAAAAGGTGTGGCTGAAAAAAGGGTGAAAGCAGATAAGGCAATAATAAATGTCATATTTTCAACATCTAATACAAAACTGGAAGATGCCCAGGACAATGTATCCAAAAAGGAAAAGGCTGTTCTTGATATTCTGAAGTCTCTTGAACTTAAAGAAAATGAATATCAGGTAAATAATGTGAAAGTGCAGCCTAATTTTTCAGAAAGACAGCAGGAAAAAGAAACTAAGATATTAAATTATGATGTTATGCAGTCTATAGCTATCATTCCAAAAAACATTGAAAAAAGTGATGAAATTTATGAAAAACTCCAGGAATTAAAGCTGACATTTAACAATATGAATATTGTAAAGCCGGAATATTATATTACAAGTATTGAGAAATATAAAAAGGATTTGCTTGTCAGTGCGACTGAAAATGCTGAAATGAGAGCAATTGAAATGTTAAAAGTTAATAAAAATGAAATTGGTGGACTGGAAAATATGACACAGGGACAGTTTGAAATTTTACCTGACAGGGAAGATTCTAAACATATAAATGATGATGAGCATAATCAGATGTATAAAAAATTACGTTCAGTTGTGACAGCTACATATTCAATAAAATATTAA
- a CDS encoding OmpA family protein yields the protein MARRTATVVAGVAMLLAVSSVSSAARKLTTTQMRENTIRINALEIDRIDITEIIAEEKGPDQQIVVMDERSLNFDFDKSNVKPQYFEMLHKFIEYVNFNDYEVVIEGHTDSKGSNAYNMKLGMRRAQSVKAKLLEFGLDPSRIKGTVSKGEEEPVATNSTSEGRAQNRRIEFKLARRGSQQ from the coding sequence ATGGCTAGAAGAACAGCAACAGTAGTAGCGGGTGTAGCGATGTTGTTGGCAGTATCTTCGGTATCATCTGCGGCGAGAAAGCTGACAACAACACAGATGAGGGAAAATACGATAAGAATAAATGCCCTTGAGATAGACAGGATAGACATAACAGAAATAATAGCGGAAGAGAAGGGGCCGGATCAGCAGATAGTTGTAATGGACGAGAGAAGTTTGAACTTTGACTTTGACAAGTCGAACGTAAAGCCCCAGTACTTTGAAATGCTACATAAATTCATAGAATATGTAAACTTCAACGATTATGAAGTGGTGATAGAAGGGCATACAGATTCAAAGGGAAGCAATGCTTACAACATGAAGTTAGGAATGAGAAGGGCACAGAGCGTAAAGGCGAAGTTACTGGAATTTGGACTTGACCCTAGCAGAATAAAGGGAACGGTATCAAAAGGTGAAGAAGAGCCTGTAGCGACAAACAGTACATCAGAGGGAAGAGCACAGAACAGAAGAATAGAATTCAAACTTGCAAGAAGAGGAAGCCAGCAGTAG
- a CDS encoding FAD-I family protein, giving the protein MKVKKIMGVALLAFAVGQLSMAEKTDPNIERLLKVAKQKKAAEEKEARKQELMNSVVEEGEVPVTVSPSISTPAVSGSRKAELEAKRNKEAEARKRKAEAKAMKAKYKNMSESEKMDAEVQRIKKRVDEINSNIETFHKTNEMLDKMEQRLEGIETKLK; this is encoded by the coding sequence ATGAAAGTTAAGAAGATAATGGGAGTGGCACTGCTTGCATTTGCGGTGGGGCAGCTGTCAATGGCAGAGAAGACAGACCCGAACATAGAAAGACTGTTAAAGGTCGCAAAACAGAAGAAGGCGGCAGAGGAGAAGGAGGCGAGAAAACAGGAACTTATGAACTCAGTAGTTGAAGAGGGAGAAGTACCTGTAACAGTATCTCCGAGCATAAGCACACCAGCAGTGAGCGGAAGCAGGAAAGCGGAGCTGGAAGCAAAGCGAAACAAGGAAGCTGAAGCGAGAAAGAGAAAGGCTGAGGCAAAAGCGATGAAGGCGAAGTACAAGAACATGAGTGAAAGCGAAAAGATGGATGCGGAAGTACAGAGAATAAAGAAGAGAGTTGACGAGATAAACAGCAACATAGAGACATTCCACAAGACGAATGAGATGCTTGACAAGATGGAACAGAGACTTGAAGGTATTGAAACTAAGCTGAAATAG
- a CDS encoding adhesion protein FadA: MRKKVLLLLGILTISAVSYSAEKASLEASLNSIENKFNDLLEKEAQKKREFEAQKAQLETEVADLKAKEEGKEKVFEKLKKDSEVRWHRDKYKQILKNYDAYYKNIARLIREKEQKIAELEQILAIMGN, from the coding sequence ATGAGAAAAAAAGTATTGTTACTATTAGGAATATTAACAATTTCGGCAGTAAGTTATTCAGCAGAAAAAGCGAGTCTGGAAGCGAGTCTGAACTCAATAGAGAACAAGTTTAACGACCTTCTTGAAAAGGAAGCACAGAAGAAGAGGGAGTTTGAAGCACAGAAGGCGCAACTTGAAACTGAAGTCGCAGATCTTAAGGCAAAAGAAGAAGGAAAAGAAAAGGTATTTGAAAAACTGAAGAAGGATTCTGAAGTAAGATGGCACAGGGATAAGTACAAACAGATACTGAAGAATTATGATGCTTATTACAAAAACATAGCAAGACTGATAAGAGAGAAGGAACAGAAGATAGCTGAACTTGAACAGATACTTGCAATAATGGGAAACTAA
- a CDS encoding phospholipase D-like domain-containing protein, translating into MKYNKLIFFLLCMIFLISSCTSLPEGLATKTEIYNADNVDFYYDLNYESDGERKFDRQIWNEVYKILDEAQDFFLMDIFVFNDFLAKGVREKLQPIDIATEFSEKILEKRKKDPNVEIYLILDESNTFYGAFDNPTHKKLEEAGVKIGYVDLAKLRDPMPLYSKPWRLFIRPFGNPKNIGKRKNPVYEGTDKVTIRSILRALNAKADHRKLIMNESTAMLTSANPHAEGSKHSNVAFKFSSPIIKDIYNAEKPVAKITKPDGSLKQKLPDKDFSHIPYSKNNSLKLQYFTEGQTAIDITREMENASSEDKIVIAQFFLADRGIINSIRKAAKRGVEFQIILNNSNAGLPNKASAGELMKYARKHNYKINVKFYNKGEEMYHVKMLSILKKDYMITYAGSTNFTRRNMRNYNLENEIKIISTYDQKISESLLNYYDTLWNNKNGIFTLPYDDHKNEKILNDLLFRFMEINGFGVF; encoded by the coding sequence ATGAAGTATAATAAACTTATCTTTTTTCTACTTTGTATGATATTTTTAATTTCTTCATGTACTTCCCTTCCTGAGGGACTGGCAACAAAAACTGAAATATATAATGCAGACAATGTTGATTTTTATTATGACTTGAATTACGAATCTGATGGTGAAAGAAAATTTGATAGGCAGATATGGAACGAAGTCTATAAAATTTTAGATGAAGCTCAGGATTTTTTCCTTATGGATATTTTTGTGTTTAACGATTTTCTGGCTAAAGGGGTCAGAGAAAAATTGCAACCAATAGATATTGCTACTGAATTTTCTGAAAAAATTCTGGAAAAAAGAAAAAAAGATCCAAATGTTGAAATTTATCTTATACTGGATGAAAGCAATACTTTCTATGGAGCATTTGATAATCCTACACACAAAAAGCTTGAAGAAGCAGGAGTAAAAATAGGATATGTCGACTTAGCGAAATTAAGAGATCCTATGCCTCTTTATTCAAAACCATGGCGTTTATTTATACGACCATTTGGAAATCCTAAAAATATTGGAAAAAGAAAAAATCCTGTTTATGAAGGAACTGACAAAGTCACTATAAGAAGCATATTGAGGGCTTTAAATGCAAAAGCTGATCATCGTAAACTTATTATGAATGAATCTACTGCAATGCTTACTTCTGCTAATCCACATGCAGAAGGTTCTAAACATTCCAATGTTGCATTTAAATTTTCCTCTCCTATTATTAAGGATATTTATAATGCGGAAAAGCCTGTTGCCAAAATAACAAAGCCTGACGGAAGCTTAAAACAGAAACTTCCTGATAAAGATTTCAGTCACATTCCCTATTCCAAAAATAACAGTCTGAAATTACAATATTTTACTGAAGGACAGACCGCCATTGATATTACAAGGGAGATGGAAAATGCATCAAGCGAAGATAAAATAGTAATTGCCCAGTTTTTTCTTGCTGACAGGGGAATTATAAACAGTATAAGGAAAGCAGCTAAAAGAGGAGTTGAATTTCAGATTATTCTAAATAATTCCAATGCAGGACTTCCAAACAAAGCATCTGCAGGAGAGCTTATGAAATATGCAAGAAAGCATAATTATAAAATTAATGTGAAATTTTACAACAAAGGAGAGGAAATGTATCATGTGAAAATGCTTTCGATACTGAAAAAAGATTACATGATCACTTATGCAGGATCAACAAATTTTACAAGAAGAAATATGCGAAACTACAATCTCGAAAATGAAATAAAAATTATTTCCACGTATGATCAGAAAATTTCTGAAAGCCTTTTAAATTATTATGACACATTGTGGAACAATAAAAATGGTATTTTTACTCTTCCATATGATGATCATAAAAACGAAAAAATATTAAATGATTTATTATTCAGATTTATGGAAATTAATGGTTTCGGAGTATTTTAA
- a CDS encoding tetratricopeptide repeat protein: protein MLGLTILVWIFLLGIIIGGLIVFFKNKKEKEDFDDFSLESERKKEKKLFNRENNEKDYNENNFKYEKNINLTEEKTKYETEKEKKIEKIITDNPIIKWRKSPWWIVIGIIVAIIRFCDGPDNKLKPTEAFQNQITNQNIEDSYKKWIDTAEKYEENREYEKAEEYYLKAAQYNKEIYMVIGQMYYDNIDKEKGIEKLKEAYEKGAYSAAGMLGESEEEKGNINKAKEWYKKGMEKGDLYSQNSMAILYEKEKKWDEAEKLLFKGAQIEDTTSIYLLILLYFETNKEAEMQKWKESLFNKPQRKNLSEEARDIVLYATGSENDRKYLKILLEAEIMENQGRYEKAEKLYTEAIKYNKRAYNDLGTMYYRSYKNKDKAMELYKKGHAEGSLEATYSLVIMERQRGNKSEEEKLLKMCAEKGKVSCQLDYGEMLNKNDKKDEAARWFEKAAAQKEARAMFKLMYYYFYDKKDQEKGMEWAKKIFTEKGLLNLSGEMLSLVNDIIYGK, encoded by the coding sequence ATGTTGGGATTGACTATTTTGGTATGGATTTTTCTACTAGGGATTATAATAGGGGGATTGATAGTATTTTTTAAAAATAAAAAGGAAAAGGAAGATTTTGATGACTTTTCATTGGAAAGTGAAAGAAAAAAGGAAAAAAAGCTTTTCAATAGAGAAAATAATGAAAAAGACTACAATGAAAATAATTTTAAATATGAGAAAAATATTAATTTAACTGAAGAAAAAACAAAATATGAAACCGAGAAAGAGAAAAAAATTGAAAAAATTATAACAGATAATCCAATTATAAAATGGAGAAAATCACCATGGTGGATAGTGATAGGTATAATTGTTGCTATTATCCGTTTTTGTGACGGTCCAGATAATAAACTGAAACCGACTGAAGCTTTTCAGAATCAGATAACAAATCAGAATATAGAGGATTCGTATAAAAAATGGATAGATACGGCTGAAAAATATGAAGAAAATAGAGAATATGAAAAAGCTGAGGAGTATTACTTGAAAGCTGCCCAGTATAATAAAGAAATATACATGGTTATAGGCCAAATGTACTATGACAATATAGATAAGGAAAAGGGAATAGAAAAATTGAAGGAAGCCTATGAGAAGGGGGCTTATTCAGCAGCCGGAATGCTTGGAGAATCAGAGGAAGAAAAAGGAAATATTAATAAGGCGAAGGAATGGTATAAGAAAGGAATGGAAAAGGGCGATTTATATTCACAAAATTCAATGGCAATATTATACGAAAAAGAAAAAAAGTGGGATGAAGCAGAAAAGTTACTTTTTAAAGGTGCACAGATAGAGGATACAACTTCGATATATCTGCTGATTCTTCTATATTTTGAAACAAATAAGGAAGCTGAAATGCAGAAATGGAAGGAAAGTCTTTTTAATAAACCTCAAAGAAAAAATTTATCAGAAGAAGCAAGGGATATAGTACTTTATGCTACCGGAAGTGAAAATGACAGAAAGTATTTGAAAATTTTACTGGAAGCAGAAATAATGGAAAATCAAGGTAGATATGAGAAAGCAGAAAAACTGTATACTGAAGCAATAAAATATAATAAGAGAGCGTATAATGATTTAGGAACTATGTACTATCGTAGTTATAAAAATAAAGATAAAGCAATGGAACTTTACAAAAAAGGACATGCTGAAGGATCTTTGGAAGCAACATACTCCTTAGTAATAATGGAAAGACAAAGAGGAAATAAAAGCGAAGAAGAGAAATTACTAAAAATGTGTGCAGAAAAAGGAAAAGTAAGTTGTCAGTTGGATTACGGTGAAATGTTAAATAAAAATGATAAAAAGGATGAAGCTGCCAGGTGGTTTGAAAAAGCTGCTGCTCAGAAGGAGGCAAGGGCAATGTTTAAGCTAATGTATTATTATTTTTATGATAAAAAAGATCAAGAAAAAGGTATGGAATGGGCAAAGAAAATATTTACAGAGAAGGGACTCTTAAATCTGAGTGGTGAAATGCTTTCTTTAGTAAATGATATAATATATGGAAAATAA
- the thrC gene encoding threonine synthase: MNYKSTRSNDLKSSTFATLHGLANDGGLYIPENLPDVKLSYEELKNLSYQELSEKIIKLFFTEFSDEEIKTAVNSAYNNTTFTDENIVPLHKLNDKVSFGELFHGRTLAFKDLALSLFPYLLLLSKKKQNENKKVLILAATSGDTGKAALEGFKDIEGINIVVFYPKNGVSPMQEEQMRKQKGNNVDIVAINGNFDDAQSAIKVIFSSEEFKNYASEHDIMFSSANSINIGRLFPQVIYYVSTYVNLVNSGTIKEGEEFNIVVPTGNFGNILAGYIAKKLGIPVRKFISASNKNKVLADFFKSGTYDKNRDFYTTNSPSMDILLSSNFERYLYYATGENSERTKELINSLLTTGVLSVSPEELENIQKEFYGEFADSEETVEAIKNVYDNYKYLMDPHTAVAYSVYEKLSDDKLDKNIHTVIMSTAHPFKFPEPVAKALGLELNENPYITLDKVSEITGVKFPEKLAEVRKSDIRFSNVIEKNEIADYVKKYIEKI; this comes from the coding sequence ATGAATTATAAAAGTACAAGAAGTAATGATTTAAAGTCATCTACATTTGCTACTCTGCATGGACTTGCAAATGACGGAGGACTTTATATTCCTGAAAATCTTCCTGATGTAAAACTTTCTTATGAAGAGCTTAAAAACCTTTCATATCAGGAACTATCCGAAAAAATTATAAAATTATTTTTTACGGAATTTTCCGATGAAGAAATAAAAACTGCCGTAAACAGTGCTTACAATAACACTACATTTACAGATGAAAATATTGTTCCTCTACATAAATTAAATGATAAAGTAAGCTTTGGAGAGCTTTTTCATGGGAGAACACTGGCATTCAAGGATCTTGCCCTTTCCCTTTTTCCTTATTTATTGCTTTTAAGCAAGAAAAAACAGAATGAAAATAAAAAAGTGCTGATTCTTGCCGCAACTTCAGGTGACACAGGAAAAGCTGCATTAGAAGGATTTAAGGATATCGAAGGTATAAATATTGTAGTGTTTTATCCTAAAAACGGTGTCAGTCCTATGCAGGAAGAACAGATGAGAAAACAGAAGGGAAATAATGTTGATATCGTTGCAATAAATGGAAACTTTGATGATGCACAAAGTGCCATAAAAGTTATTTTTTCCAGCGAAGAATTTAAAAATTATGCAAGTGAACATGACATAATGTTTTCAAGTGCAAATTCAATAAATATTGGAAGACTTTTCCCACAGGTTATTTATTATGTTTCTACTTATGTAAATCTTGTAAATTCTGGAACTATAAAAGAAGGAGAAGAATTTAACATTGTTGTTCCTACAGGAAATTTTGGAAACATACTGGCAGGTTATATTGCCAAAAAGCTGGGAATACCTGTAAGAAAATTTATTTCAGCTTCAAATAAGAATAAAGTTCTTGCTGATTTCTTTAAATCAGGAACTTATGACAAAAATAGGGATTTCTACACTACAAATTCTCCATCTATGGACATTCTTCTTTCATCAAATTTTGAAAGATATCTTTATTATGCCACAGGAGAAAATTCTGAAAGAACAAAGGAATTAATAAATTCACTGCTTACAACAGGTGTACTGTCAGTTTCACCTGAAGAACTTGAAAATATTCAGAAGGAATTCTATGGAGAATTTGCTGACAGTGAAGAAACTGTAGAGGCTATTAAGAATGTATATGATAATTATAAATATCTGATGGATCCTCATACTGCAGTTGCATATTCTGTATATGAAAAGCTTTCAGATGACAAGCTTGATAAAAATATTCATACAGTAATTATGTCTACTGCTCATCCATTTAAGTTCCCTGAGCCAGTTGCAAAAGCTCTTGGTCTTGAATTAAATGAAAATCCATATATTACTCTGGATAAAGTAAGCGAAATTACAGGAGTTAAGTTCCCTGAGAAGCTTGCAGAAGTAAGAAAATCTGATATTAGATTTTCTAATGTAATTGAAAAAAATGAAATTGCAGATTATGTAAAAAAATACATTGAAAAAATTTAG